From the genome of Rathayibacter sp. VKM Ac-2804:
GACCCGGTCCCGGCGACCGCCGTGGTGTCGGAGGTCGATGGAAAGGTGGAGCTCGTGATCACTCCCGACTCGCCGCTCGACGGCGTCGCCCCCGGCCAGACGGCCGTCGTCTACCTCGGCACCCGCGTGCTCGGCCAGTGCACCATCGACCGCACGGTCGCGGCCGACCTCGTCGGCGCCTCCGCGAGCGGGGCGGTGCTCTGATGGCCCCGACGCCCGAGGCCGGCGCGACTCCGGCGGCGGACCTCGATCCGGCGCAGCGCGTCGACGAGCTGCGCGCGCGGATCCGCTCCGCGAGCGAGGACTACTACGCGGCCGACGCCTCGCCGCTGTCGGACGCCGAGTACGACGCCCTGGTCCGCGAGCTCGCCGAGCTCGAGACGGCGCACCCCGAGCTGGCCAGTGAGGACTCGCCGACGCAGACCGTCGGGGGAGTGGTCGCCGCCGGTCTCGACCCGATCGACCACGCCGAGCGGATGCTCTCGCTCGACAACGTGTTCTCGGCCGAGGAGCTGCGCGAGTGGTGCGACAAGACCGTCGCCTCCGCCGCCCGCCCGGTCGCCTGGCTGACCGAGCTCAAGATCGACGGCCTGGCGATCTCGCTGCACTACGAGAACGGCCGCCTCGTCACGGCCGCGACCCGCGGCGACGGGCGCACCGGCGAGGACGTCACCGTCAACGCCCTGCGCGTGGCCGGCATCCCGCAGCAGCTGGCGGGCGAGGGCCACCCCGCGCTGGTCGAGGTCCGCGGCGAGGTCTTCATCCCCGTCGCCGAGTTCGCGGCGCTGAACGCCCTGCAGGAGACCCTGCGGGACGAGGCCGTCGAGGAGGCGCGCGAGCGCTGGTCGGCCCGGCCGAGCGCCACCCGCAAGCCCTTCGACGAGGAGCGGGTCCGCGACAGCGCCCTGCGCCGCTTCCCCACCTTCGCCAACCCCCGCAACGCGGCGAGCGGCGGGCTCCGCCAGCAGCTCGACAAGAAGTCCGGTCTCGACCTGCGCGCCGGCGAGGCGCGGGTCGGCTCGCTCGCGCTCTACGTGCACGGCATCGGCGCCTGGCCCGACCCGCCGGTGCAGAGCCAGTCCGAGGTCTACGGACTCCTCGCCTCGTGGGGGCTGCCGGTCAGCGCGCACAACCGGGTGTCGGAGTCGGTCGACGACGTCCTCGCCTTCGTCGAGAAGTACGGGCGCGAGCGCCACTCGGTCGAGCACGAGATCGACGGCGTCGTCGTCAAGGTCGACGAGCTGGAGCTGCACGACGAGCTCGGCGCCACCAGCCGCGCCCCGCGCTGGGCGATCGCCTACAAGTACCCGCCCGAGGAGGTGCACACCAAGCTCCTCGACATCGTCGTCAGCGTCGGCCGCACCGGCCGCGCCACGCCGTTCGCGCAGATGGAGAAGGTCAAGGTCGCCGGCTCCGAGGTGCGCCAGGCGACGCTGCACAACGCCGACGTGGTCAAGGCCAAGGGCGTGCTCATCGGCGACACCGTCGTGCTGCGCAAGGCCGGCGACGTCATCCCCGAGGTGCTCGGCCCCGTGGTCGAGCTGCGGGACGGCAGCGAGCGCGAGTTCGTGATGCCGACGCAGTGCCCCGAGTGCGGCACGACCCTCGCCCCCGCCAAGGAGGGCGACGTCGATCTGCGCTGCCCGAACGCCCGCTCCTGCCCCGCGCAGGTGCGCGGTCGCGTGGAGCACATCGGCAGCCGCGGCGCGCTCGACATCGAGGTGCTCGGCGAGGTGACCGCCGCGGCGCTGACCCAGCCGTTCGTGCCCGCGGAGCCGCCGCTCGACACCGAGGCGGGCCTCTTCGAGCTGCGGATCGAGGACGTCTTCCCGATCGAGGTCGTCGTCCGCGACAGCGAGACTGGCCTGCAGAAGCTCGACGACCGCGGCGAGGCGAAGGTCGTCGGCCCGTTCAAGCGCAAGCGGCAGAAGCGCGACGGACCGTTCGACCCGGGGGCGGAGGTCTTCGGCGGTGACGCCGAGTACGTGCCCTCGACGACAGGTCTCGCGCTGATAGCCAACATCGAGAAGGCGAAGACCTCGCCGCTCTGGCGCTTCCTGGTCTCGCTCAGCATCCGGCACGTCGGTCCCGTCGCCGCCCGCGCCCTGGCCGGGCACTTCGGCTCGCTCGACGCCATCCGCGCGGCCAGCCGCGAGGAGCTCGCCGCGGTCGACGGCGTCGGCGGCATCATCGGCGACGCGGTGCTCGCCTGGTTCGAGGTCGACTGGCACGCCGAGATCGT
Proteins encoded in this window:
- the ligA gene encoding NAD-dependent DNA ligase LigA, whose protein sequence is MAPTPEAGATPAADLDPAQRVDELRARIRSASEDYYAADASPLSDAEYDALVRELAELETAHPELASEDSPTQTVGGVVAAGLDPIDHAERMLSLDNVFSAEELREWCDKTVASAARPVAWLTELKIDGLAISLHYENGRLVTAATRGDGRTGEDVTVNALRVAGIPQQLAGEGHPALVEVRGEVFIPVAEFAALNALQETLRDEAVEEARERWSARPSATRKPFDEERVRDSALRRFPTFANPRNAASGGLRQQLDKKSGLDLRAGEARVGSLALYVHGIGAWPDPPVQSQSEVYGLLASWGLPVSAHNRVSESVDDVLAFVEKYGRERHSVEHEIDGVVVKVDELELHDELGATSRAPRWAIAYKYPPEEVHTKLLDIVVSVGRTGRATPFAQMEKVKVAGSEVRQATLHNADVVKAKGVLIGDTVVLRKAGDVIPEVLGPVVELRDGSEREFVMPTQCPECGTTLAPAKEGDVDLRCPNARSCPAQVRGRVEHIGSRGALDIEVLGEVTAAALTQPFVPAEPPLDTEAGLFELRIEDVFPIEVVVRDSETGLQKLDDRGEAKVVGPFKRKRQKRDGPFDPGAEVFGGDAEYVPSTTGLALIANIEKAKTSPLWRFLVSLSIRHVGPVAARALAGHFGSLDAIRAASREELAAVDGVGGIIGDAVLAWFEVDWHAEIVDRWAKAGVQFATPGHPGPGAADAAGGVLAGLTVVATGSLEGYSREGAQEAILAAGGKAGSSVSKKTHYVAAGPGAGSKLGKAEALGVRIITAAEFHLLVTEGPEAIALPEDAATDEAAADAPAAEVTDVPAAEETPDADA